Part of the Anopheles cruzii unplaced genomic scaffold, idAnoCruzAS_RS32_06 scaffold02165_ctg1, whole genome shotgun sequence genome is shown below.
CAGGTATATACGACAGGGTGCGACAATCCTGGATGGCTCTCAAGTAATGCTCCTTTAATGCAGGGTGGATTCGagggcggcatcggcggcggaggcaTCGGTGGATACGAGGGCAAGGACTTTTACGCCTATCCGAAGTACAAGTTCGAGTACGGAGTGAAGGACTATCACACCGGTGACCACAAGAGCCAGTGGGAAGTCCGGGACGGAGATGTCGTCAAGGGAGAGTACACTCTGGACGAGCCGGACGGTTCGACGCGCATCGTCAAGTATCACGCCGACAGCAAGAACGGATTTGAGGCCATCGTCAAGAACATCGGCAAGGGAGGTGGCATCCAGCAGGAAGGAggatcgatcggcggtggtggtggcggcggtgaggGTGGATTCGGAGGTGGCTACGGACATGGCTACAGCTATAGCAAGCTGAAGAAGTTCAATTAGACGCCGCGCTGGTTCGCCGATTCCTATTAATAAAGCCATTGCATGAGTATTCAAAAATTGCTGCAGAAGGAAGTTCAAGGTTAGCAAGCGCTCCGTGGTGCTCGTGTGCCGCGGCCACAACCGCCAATTGAGCTGCACCCCCGGGCGGGCCTCCGGTATGTGTTTGTGGAGTTCGATTGAACTCGCGGCCGGAGCGCCGCAAGTTGCCGTGTGGCTGGATTCTTAACGCATGGTTGCGCCCTGAATTCGCATCGTGAGCGCCGcggagtgctgctgctgttgctattTATGCGAAAA
Proteins encoded:
- the LOC128276712 gene encoding adult-specific cuticular protein ACP-20-like translates to MMQLSTVIVVLTVAGVCLAYEHHGFVSEVKHIPYKYYGGGGGIGGGIGGGFGGEQGGFEGGIGGGGIGGYEGKDFYAYPKYKFEYGVKDYHTGDHKSQWEVRDGDVVKGEYTLDEPDGSTRIVKYHADSKNGFEAIVKNIGKGGGIQQEGGSIGGGGGGGEGGFGGGYGHGYSYSKLKKFN